From a region of the Paenibacillus segetis genome:
- a CDS encoding LytR/AlgR family response regulator transcription factor — translation MIHIAICDDDMKVAQQIEMMIMNTQNNFSEQIEVHIFYSGESFARAVEKGCPFDIICMDIEMEGMDGITAGHTLRANDENDVVQLIYISSHEEYHLQLFDVQPSGFIKKPIEEDNFNNKLIPSIHKAIRKRQQGKINFLPVHQKGKEVLVPFRDIIFLESHIRQVIVNTREDRIEYYGTLNEEGNKLPSHDFIRIHQSYIVNFYFIKEIRSRKIVLTTGKELPISEKNSASVRMHYLKFRGDLIGT, via the coding sequence ATGATTCATATCGCTATTTGCGATGATGACATGAAGGTAGCACAGCAGATTGAAATGATGATAATGAATACTCAGAATAACTTTTCTGAACAAATAGAAGTTCATATCTTCTACTCAGGTGAGAGCTTCGCTAGAGCAGTGGAGAAAGGTTGTCCATTTGATATTATTTGTATGGATATTGAAATGGAAGGTATGGATGGGATTACCGCAGGGCACACGCTAAGGGCCAATGATGAGAATGATGTTGTGCAGCTTATCTATATCTCTAGTCATGAAGAATATCATCTGCAACTTTTCGATGTTCAACCATCGGGTTTTATTAAAAAGCCTATTGAGGAAGATAATTTTAATAACAAACTGATTCCTAGCATTCACAAAGCCATTCGCAAACGTCAACAAGGCAAAATAAACTTCCTCCCCGTACATCAAAAGGGTAAAGAAGTTTTGGTACCCTTCCGGGACATCATCTTTTTAGAGAGTCATATAAGACAAGTTATTGTTAACACCAGAGAGGATAGAATCGAATATTATGGCACATTAAACGAAGAAGGGAACAAGCTTCCTTCCCACGATTTCATCAGGATACATCAGTCATACATCGTGAATTTTTACTTTATTAAAGAAATACGTAGTCGGAAGATCGTGCTTACGACGGGTAAAGAATTACCTATAAGTGAGAAGAATAGTGCCTCCGTCAGAATGCATTATTTGAAGTTCAGGGGGGATCTTATTGGGACCTAA
- a CDS encoding ABC transporter ATP-binding protein, which produces MSSTIFEAKGLTKRYGSSIVLQDINMTIDSGDIYGFVGENGAGKTTLMKVIGGLVHPTGGKISLLGKSDKKDLNYARRQVGFLIEMPALYPHLNAEENLTFYCRAFGIKDDHKLRIADVLQAVALLDAGSKKTSEYSLGMRQRLGLAIALLNNPKFLVLDEPINGLDPSGIVEVRKIIERLVKEKGVTILISSHILNELQLLATKFGFIHHGRLIKEISAAELLKSAETRICIQTPNPALAAQILKYELQLKSIVITEAGEIQIPKENTDLEKLMSILLQKGIQMEGINVSTPNLENYYMDLIGGG; this is translated from the coding sequence TTGAGTTCAACTATTTTTGAAGCCAAGGGACTAACCAAACGTTATGGATCATCTATTGTACTTCAGGATATCAATATGACAATCGATTCCGGTGATATATATGGTTTTGTTGGAGAAAATGGTGCCGGGAAAACCACTCTCATGAAAGTGATCGGCGGCTTGGTCCATCCGACAGGTGGCAAAATATCGTTGCTTGGGAAAAGTGACAAGAAAGATCTCAATTACGCTAGACGGCAGGTAGGATTTCTAATTGAAATGCCAGCCCTGTATCCTCATTTAAATGCGGAAGAAAATCTAACATTTTATTGCCGTGCTTTTGGTATTAAGGATGATCACAAACTGAGGATTGCTGATGTACTGCAGGCTGTAGCTTTGTTAGATGCTGGTAGCAAGAAAACGAGTGAGTATTCTCTGGGGATGCGACAACGTTTAGGACTGGCAATTGCTCTGCTTAACAATCCAAAATTTCTCGTATTAGATGAGCCTATCAATGGATTAGATCCTTCTGGGATCGTGGAAGTTAGAAAGATCATAGAGCGCTTAGTAAAAGAAAAAGGAGTTACTATTTTAATATCGAGCCATATTTTAAATGAGCTGCAACTGTTGGCCACCAAATTTGGTTTTATCCATCATGGGCGGTTAATCAAAGAAATCTCTGCAGCTGAATTGCTGAAATCGGCGGAAACACGAATCTGTATTCAAACACCAAATCCAGCCCTGGCTGCCCAAATCCTGAAGTATGAACTTCAATTGAAATCCATAGTGATCACTGAAGCTGGAGAAATTCAAATTCCTAAAGAAAATACGGACCTAGAAAAACTGATGTCTATTCTTCTACAGAAGGGAATTCAAATGGAAGGAATCAACGTATCTACCCCTAATCTTGAAAACTACTACATGGATCTAATAGGAGGGGGCTAA
- a CDS encoding HesB/IscA family protein, whose product MSVKITRNAAKVIKKELDKEENKGLALKVFITHAHGDHAHYGLDLAKASDKDHVVSTDKEIDVIIDPNEPLLDGVKIDYLYFPEEGFVITNPSKGNHGDH is encoded by the coding sequence ATGAGCGTCAAAATTACCCGCAATGCGGCGAAGGTGATAAAGAAAGAACTGGATAAGGAAGAGAACAAAGGATTAGCGCTGAAAGTATTCATCACTCATGCGCATGGTGATCATGCCCATTATGGACTTGATTTGGCCAAGGCAAGTGATAAGGATCATGTTGTTTCGACGGATAAAGAAATCGATGTAATTATTGATCCAAACGAACCACTCCTCGATGGTGTGAAGATTGATTATCTATATTTCCCTGAAGAAGGTTTCGTTATTACCAATCCTTCCAAAGGAAATCACGGAGATCACTAA
- a CDS encoding DUF1450 domain-containing protein, with protein sequence MANDIRVCEKCNHIRLKTFIPKLQKLAPDAEITIGCKSYCGPCGKRPFVYINGRYLSAPTEDEVLAKAAPFVKKPKA encoded by the coding sequence ATGGCTAACGATATTCGCGTATGCGAAAAATGTAATCATATTCGTTTGAAGACGTTTATACCGAAATTACAGAAGCTCGCACCGGATGCGGAAATCACAATTGGTTGTAAATCTTATTGTGGACCCTGTGGCAAGCGACCCTTTGTTTACATTAATGGCCGTTATTTAAGCGCGCCAACTGAAGACGAGGTGCTAGCCAAAGCCGCACCATTTGTGAAGAAACCGAAGGCATAA
- a CDS encoding LTA synthase family protein, producing the protein MIRFSPNSDSKRLLRNLWQYRFFEYLIFVFAIFYKLKFLHNQLHARYIDMNRIDDLIAIGSIILLSFWTLWLPHRARSIALCVLNVLLTALIFSDLVYYRYFGDFITVPVLMQIGQVGELGESIQSLIQISDLWFVADWALWLVLMITITLLHHNRSAKYSQYPSSFLSHDPQQSRMGKPLRRFATGMIVFTIGFSMTMGPIRSYTKTWASDLFKGNWWNLSLYNVTGLLGFHYYDVSRYVKEHYGKQPVLTAQENDEIQQWFDAASLSRNTRNETFGAYAGSNVIVIQVEAFMNFMIGQKINGEEITPNFNKLMKDSLYFSNFYHQTGQGRTSDADFSAQSSLHPLPTGSVFVRYPDHKFDVMPQILKSSGYKTEAFHAYEGSFWNRFNMYKAMGYDNFYTKKDFKIDEPLGWSLGDKSFFRQSLDFMTKTSEQQPFYSFMITLTSHHPYSLPAKVQSLDVGEFKGSIFGNYLESIHYVDEALGELIEDMKRDGLWDNTILVLYGDHDNSVTDKGDYEKFLGKSLTELDMAQIMNQVPLLVHVPKDELTGIEEQPSGQLDLAPSILHLLGISTEPFSMMGNNLFAGHEQEHLVVQRSGAFSNDKLYYIPSDDQLFQNGTCYDLGTREPVDVQKCRVAYDEANKRLNISDKVITYDLLATKSGNP; encoded by the coding sequence ATGATCCGCTTTTCCCCAAATAGTGATTCCAAGAGATTACTTCGTAATCTTTGGCAATACCGCTTTTTTGAATATCTTATATTTGTTTTTGCGATTTTCTATAAACTTAAATTTCTCCATAATCAGTTACATGCCAGGTATATTGACATGAACCGAATAGATGACCTGATTGCCATAGGTTCCATCATCCTCTTGTCATTCTGGACGCTATGGCTACCTCATCGGGCGAGGTCCATAGCTCTATGTGTACTGAATGTACTGTTAACCGCACTTATTTTCTCGGATCTAGTGTATTACAGGTACTTTGGTGATTTCATCACGGTTCCCGTGTTGATGCAAATAGGGCAAGTAGGAGAACTCGGAGAAAGTATCCAGTCTTTGATCCAAATCTCTGATCTCTGGTTTGTTGCCGACTGGGCCCTGTGGCTTGTCCTCATGATCACCATTACCTTGTTACATCATAATCGTAGTGCCAAATATTCGCAGTATCCCAGCAGCTTCTTAAGCCATGATCCACAACAATCAAGAATGGGCAAGCCCTTAAGACGCTTTGCGACGGGTATGATTGTCTTCACCATCGGGTTCTCTATGACGATGGGACCCATCCGATCTTACACCAAAACCTGGGCTAGTGATTTATTTAAGGGGAATTGGTGGAATCTTTCCCTGTATAACGTAACTGGATTACTCGGATTCCATTATTATGACGTGTCCCGCTACGTTAAGGAGCATTACGGCAAGCAGCCTGTTCTAACCGCACAAGAAAACGATGAAATACAGCAATGGTTTGATGCTGCCAGCCTTAGCCGTAATACAAGGAATGAGACATTTGGTGCTTATGCTGGTAGCAATGTTATCGTTATCCAAGTGGAAGCATTCATGAACTTCATGATTGGTCAGAAAATAAATGGTGAAGAGATTACACCTAACTTCAATAAACTGATGAAAGACAGTTTGTATTTCTCCAACTTTTATCACCAAACAGGACAAGGGCGTACTTCAGATGCTGATTTTTCCGCACAAAGCTCATTACATCCTTTACCGACGGGCTCGGTATTTGTTCGCTACCCCGACCACAAGTTTGATGTTATGCCACAGATCCTTAAAAGTAGTGGCTATAAGACAGAGGCATTCCATGCCTACGAGGGAAGTTTCTGGAATCGATTTAATATGTACAAGGCTATGGGCTATGACAACTTTTACACTAAAAAAGACTTTAAGATAGATGAGCCACTCGGTTGGTCACTTGGGGATAAATCTTTTTTTCGCCAATCTCTTGATTTTATGACCAAGACAAGTGAGCAACAGCCCTTCTATTCTTTTATGATCACGTTAACTAGTCATCATCCGTACTCTCTCCCGGCCAAAGTACAAAGTTTGGATGTCGGGGAGTTCAAGGGTTCAATCTTTGGGAATTATCTGGAGTCGATTCATTATGTGGACGAAGCTTTAGGTGAGTTGATCGAAGATATGAAGCGGGATGGCTTATGGGACAATACGATATTAGTTCTCTATGGAGATCATGATAATTCGGTTACGGACAAGGGAGACTATGAGAAATTTCTCGGAAAATCTTTGACTGAGCTCGACATGGCACAAATTATGAACCAGGTTCCTTTACTAGTCCATGTGCCAAAAGATGAACTTACCGGTATAGAAGAACAACCTTCCGGACAATTAGACCTAGCGCCGTCAATCCTTCATCTTCTAGGCATTTCCACGGAACCCTTCTCTATGATGGGGAACAATCTCTTCGCAGGTCACGAACAAGAACACTTGGTTGTTCAAAGATCGGGGGCCTTCTCAAATGACAAATTATACTATATCCCTTCAGATGATCAATTGTTTCAAAATGGTACATGTTATGACCTTGGTACACGCGAGCCTGTAGACGTTCAGAAATGCCGTGTAGCCTATGATGAAGCCAACAAACGCCTTAACATTTCCGATAAGGTAATCACATATGATTTATTAGCGACAAAAAGCGGCAATCCATAA
- a CDS encoding THUMP domain-containing class I SAM-dependent RNA methyltransferase produces MPGKLNLIATAPMGLEAVVARELKELGYHDAFIENGRVNFTGDYIDICRCNLWLRTSDRVLIKMGEFTALTFDELFEGTKALPWEEWIPAHGEFPVEGRSHKSQLSSVPACQGIVKKAIVEKLKLSYNSEWFEETGPRYVIEIILLNDTALLTLDTTGPALHKRGYRKHATEAPLKETMAAALILLSRWNQNPARPFYDPCCGSGTLPIEAAMIAWNIAPGLRRTFNSESWPVLPDNLWQQAREEAFDSVKDDIPLNITGSDIDPAAIEISMASAKAAGFAKEIKFLNIPAIQIQPQGDYGCLITNPPYGERIGEEKEVRKLIAHLGRLSAELPTWSFFAITPTERFEEIFHRKADKRRKLFNGRIECQYLQFLGPLPPRH; encoded by the coding sequence ATGCCAGGAAAATTGAATTTAATCGCAACTGCTCCAATGGGTCTAGAAGCAGTAGTAGCGCGCGAGCTTAAAGAGCTAGGATATCATGATGCATTCATCGAGAATGGACGGGTCAATTTTACAGGAGATTACATTGATATTTGCAGATGTAACTTATGGCTGCGGACGTCAGACCGAGTTCTGATCAAGATGGGTGAATTCACTGCCTTAACTTTTGATGAATTATTTGAAGGAACCAAAGCGTTGCCATGGGAAGAATGGATTCCAGCGCACGGAGAATTCCCTGTAGAGGGTAGATCTCATAAATCTCAGCTTAGCAGCGTTCCAGCTTGCCAAGGTATCGTCAAGAAAGCGATCGTTGAAAAGCTGAAGCTATCGTATAACTCGGAATGGTTCGAAGAGACTGGACCTCGCTACGTCATCGAGATCATTTTGCTAAATGATACCGCATTGTTGACACTAGACACGACGGGCCCTGCGCTACACAAACGGGGTTATCGGAAACATGCAACAGAAGCTCCCCTTAAAGAAACAATGGCTGCGGCCCTTATTCTTCTAAGTCGGTGGAACCAGAACCCTGCAAGACCGTTCTACGATCCATGTTGCGGATCGGGTACATTACCGATCGAAGCAGCTATGATCGCTTGGAACATTGCCCCTGGACTACGTAGAACCTTTAATTCGGAATCTTGGCCCGTCCTGCCGGACAACCTCTGGCAACAAGCTAGAGAAGAAGCCTTTGATTCCGTTAAAGATGATATTCCGCTGAATATTACCGGAAGCGATATCGATCCTGCTGCCATTGAGATATCGATGGCTTCGGCTAAGGCCGCTGGGTTTGCTAAGGAGATCAAGTTCCTTAATATCCCTGCGATCCAAATTCAGCCCCAGGGGGATTATGGATGCCTCATCACAAACCCTCCATACGGAGAACGGATTGGTGAGGAGAAAGAAGTACGTAAGCTCATCGCCCATCTCGGTCGTTTATCTGCTGAGCTTCCAACTTGGTCCTTCTTCGCCATTACTCCAACCGAGCGATTTGAGGAAATATTCCATCGCAAGGCAGACAAACGTCGTAAACTATTTAACGGTCGGATCGAATGTCAATATTTACAGTTCCTCGGGCCCCTTCCTCCTCGTCATTAA
- a CDS encoding O-methyltransferase produces MQTPEQYSEDLYLKDEVLEQVRQSILESGLNDVSIETGYGRLLTLLVMSSGAKSILEIGALGGYSGICLARGLQEDGKLLSLELKEANAGLAKRNLENAGFGDSVNYLVGPALDSLKELESRGERFDFFFIDADKENYPHYLEYAISLSLPGALIVGDNTFLRGRTLNSDKNGPSVLAMRKFNEMIARDERLISAFLPSYDGLALARVK; encoded by the coding sequence ATGCAAACCCCTGAACAATATAGCGAGGATTTATATTTGAAGGATGAGGTTCTAGAACAAGTGCGACAATCCATTCTGGAAAGTGGATTAAATGATGTATCCATCGAAACGGGATATGGACGTTTATTAACGTTGCTAGTAATGTCATCGGGAGCTAAATCCATATTGGAAATTGGTGCACTTGGTGGATATAGTGGCATTTGTCTTGCGAGAGGACTTCAGGAGGACGGAAAATTGTTGTCTCTTGAACTCAAAGAAGCTAATGCTGGGTTGGCAAAAAGGAATTTGGAGAATGCGGGATTTGGTGACTCGGTGAATTATTTGGTCGGGCCGGCACTAGACAGTCTTAAGGAACTGGAGAGCCGGGGAGAACGTTTTGATTTCTTCTTTATTGATGCAGACAAGGAGAACTATCCTCATTATTTGGAGTATGCCATTTCGTTGTCACTGCCTGGAGCTCTAATCGTTGGAGATAACACATTTCTCCGTGGAAGAACATTAAACAGTGACAAGAATGGACCGTCCGTGTTGGCTATGCGTAAATTCAATGAGATGATTGCCAGGGATGAACGACTAATCAGTGCATTTCTCCCCTCATATGATGGGTTAGCTTTAGCCCGGGTTAAGTGA
- a CDS encoding MFS transporter: MKTWKVNLIVLWFGLFLVNAGMTMITPFLSLYLARDLHVQGEHQIGLWAGAIFAANFATSFIFQPLWGKLSDKYGRKIMLLRSGFGMAIVITLMGFATQPWHLLALRLLNGTISGFNPAAVSLVSGTAPEKRMGFAMGTIQSGNVAGTILGPLIGGLLAEWVGFRPIFYITGSLLFIASVLALLLVRENFDRQKAANKPQISVLQGFRELNKTPQLTALFAVTFLLQFAMLSPMALLPLYVEKLHGIATKVEFWAGFVIAVTGISNMITSPLLGKLSDSVGAHRILTFSLLGAAATLIPQAFVHTVWQLIIIRFLMGIFMGGLLPSVNALIRFYTPKGMESRAYGFNGSTLALGNMLGSLIGGFLSGYIGIEGIFIISGILLFINTIWVRMKLYSKPKSLNPG; the protein is encoded by the coding sequence TTGAAGACATGGAAAGTCAATCTCATTGTGCTTTGGTTCGGACTATTCTTAGTCAATGCGGGGATGACCATGATCACCCCCTTCTTATCGCTCTACTTGGCAAGAGATTTGCATGTTCAAGGTGAGCACCAAATTGGTCTTTGGGCGGGAGCCATCTTTGCTGCCAATTTCGCGACCTCATTCATCTTTCAACCGTTATGGGGAAAGCTCTCGGATAAATATGGACGAAAGATTATGTTACTACGATCAGGCTTTGGGATGGCTATCGTCATTACGCTCATGGGTTTTGCAACACAGCCATGGCACTTATTAGCTCTAAGGTTGCTTAATGGGACTATTTCTGGGTTCAATCCAGCTGCAGTATCGCTCGTTTCAGGAACCGCACCGGAAAAGAGAATGGGGTTTGCTATGGGGACCATTCAATCCGGTAATGTCGCTGGCACCATCCTCGGTCCTTTAATCGGGGGCCTGTTAGCTGAATGGGTTGGATTTCGCCCCATATTTTATATTACCGGTAGCTTGTTGTTTATTGCTTCCGTCCTTGCATTACTGTTAGTTCGTGAGAATTTCGATCGTCAGAAAGCAGCCAATAAGCCGCAAATTTCTGTACTGCAGGGTTTTCGGGAACTGAACAAAACACCACAGCTCACCGCATTATTTGCCGTGACGTTCTTATTGCAATTTGCCATGTTAAGCCCGATGGCGCTCCTCCCCCTTTATGTGGAGAAGCTTCACGGAATAGCTACCAAGGTAGAGTTCTGGGCAGGATTTGTGATCGCAGTGACGGGAATTTCTAACATGATTACCTCACCTTTGCTCGGTAAACTCAGCGATTCGGTTGGTGCTCATCGGATCTTAACCTTCTCCTTACTAGGTGCGGCAGCTACACTGATACCACAAGCGTTTGTACATACGGTGTGGCAACTCATTATCATTCGCTTTCTTATGGGGATCTTCATGGGAGGACTATTACCAAGCGTCAATGCATTGATTCGTTTCTATACGCCTAAAGGCATGGAGAGCCGAGCTTATGGTTTCAATGGCAGCACACTTGCCCTTGGAAACATGCTCGGCTCTCTCATCGGAGGATTTTTGTCAGGTTATATTGGAATCGAGGGGATCTTTATTATTTCAGGTATCCTTCTGTTCATCAACACGATTTGGGTCAGAATGAAATTATATAGTAAGCCCAAATCACTTAACCCGGGCTAA
- the hemE gene encoding uroporphyrinogen decarboxylase: MVYNDQFIRACQGREVDQLPVWYMRQAGRYDPEYRKIKEKFSLLEICQQPELAAEVTMMPVRKLGVDAAILYSDIMNPVASIGIDFDIVKNIGPVIHNPIRSAEDIERLKPIDVEKDLSHILETISILDRELDVPLITFAGAPFTIASYLIEGRPSKSYIRTKSMMYGEPQLWFSLMDKLGDMVISYLRAHVKSGGKAFQLFDSWVGALAPRDFEKFVLPTITRIFAELQDLDVPKIYFPGVSSGELLPKLRDLQADVIGIDWRVSIEEGRLRTGGKFAIQGNLDPYILTAPMDIIKQHAKDIIDEGIKQPGFVFNLGHGLFPEASLEKLRELTEFVHEYSAEAILRTGFTI, from the coding sequence ATGGTTTATAACGACCAGTTTATTCGTGCCTGTCAAGGACGGGAAGTGGACCAACTCCCCGTTTGGTATATGCGTCAGGCGGGTAGGTACGATCCTGAGTACCGCAAAATCAAAGAAAAGTTTAGCTTACTTGAAATATGTCAACAGCCGGAGCTTGCGGCTGAAGTCACGATGATGCCAGTTCGCAAACTGGGTGTGGATGCAGCCATTTTATATTCAGATATTATGAACCCGGTTGCTTCAATTGGAATCGACTTCGATATCGTTAAGAATATTGGCCCTGTGATTCACAATCCGATTCGCAGCGCTGAAGATATCGAACGTTTGAAACCAATTGATGTAGAGAAAGACCTTTCGCATATTCTTGAGACGATTTCTATTCTTGATCGTGAGCTAGACGTTCCTTTAATCACTTTTGCTGGAGCTCCATTTACGATTGCAAGCTACTTAATTGAAGGACGCCCTTCTAAAAGTTATATCCGCACCAAGAGCATGATGTACGGCGAGCCACAGCTGTGGTTTTCATTAATGGACAAGCTTGGCGATATGGTAATTTCGTATTTACGAGCTCACGTCAAGAGCGGGGGAAAAGCATTCCAATTGTTTGACAGCTGGGTAGGTGCTTTGGCCCCAAGAGATTTTGAAAAATTCGTACTTCCGACGATTACTCGTATTTTTGCCGAACTTCAGGATTTGGATGTACCGAAGATTTATTTTCCAGGTGTGAGCTCAGGAGAGCTACTTCCTAAACTGAGAGATTTGCAAGCGGATGTTATTGGGATTGATTGGCGTGTGTCTATTGAGGAAGGACGCCTACGCACAGGTGGTAAATTTGCTATTCAAGGCAACCTAGATCCTTACATTTTGACAGCTCCAATGGATATTATTAAACAGCATGCGAAAGATATTATTGATGAAGGCATCAAGCAACCTGGGTTTGTGTTCAATTTGGGACACGGTTTATTTCCGGAAGCTTCACTTGAGAAGCTACGTGAGCTGACAGAATTCGTTCATGAATATTCTGCTGAGGCTATCTTACGTACAGGTTTCACTATATAA
- the hemH gene encoding ferrochelatase translates to MATKVGVLVMSYGTPESLEQVESYYTHIRRGHPPTPEQLKELKDRYEAVVGGVFPLRANTNHQVATLQETLDTHTKNHDVEFHCYQGLKHAHPFIEDGVAKMAEDGIKDAIGIVLAPHYSIMSVGGYIKRAEAKAEEVGISMKFIQSYHLHPSLIEALTTRVSRKLDQFVEAGAERDKVRVLFSAHSLPEKILQMGDPYQEQLLETSRAVAEKAGVTSWQFTWQSAGRTAEPWLGPDILDTLRTLSQEQVEDILVAPVGFVSDHLEVLYDLDIEAKTIAKELDMRLERIDSLNSDPLYMETMSDVIIKTWEKE, encoded by the coding sequence ATGGCAACTAAAGTAGGCGTATTAGTCATGTCTTATGGAACACCAGAAAGCTTGGAGCAAGTAGAATCTTATTATACTCATATTCGTCGGGGACATCCCCCAACGCCTGAACAACTCAAAGAGCTGAAGGATCGTTATGAGGCTGTTGTGGGTGGTGTATTTCCTTTACGGGCGAACACGAATCATCAGGTTGCAACACTTCAGGAGACATTAGATACTCATACTAAGAACCATGATGTTGAGTTTCACTGCTATCAAGGGCTGAAACATGCGCATCCCTTTATTGAAGATGGTGTAGCAAAGATGGCGGAGGACGGCATCAAGGATGCCATCGGAATCGTTCTGGCTCCTCATTACTCGATCATGAGTGTGGGTGGGTATATAAAACGAGCAGAAGCAAAAGCAGAAGAAGTCGGAATTTCGATGAAATTTATCCAAAGCTATCATCTACACCCGAGTCTCATAGAGGCTCTAACAACTAGAGTATCACGTAAGTTGGATCAGTTCGTGGAAGCAGGCGCAGAGCGGGATAAGGTACGAGTATTGTTCAGTGCGCATAGCTTGCCAGAGAAAATTCTCCAGATGGGTGATCCTTATCAGGAACAATTGCTTGAGACTTCAAGAGCAGTAGCAGAGAAAGCTGGCGTTACTTCATGGCAATTTACTTGGCAGAGTGCTGGACGTACAGCGGAACCTTGGCTTGGGCCTGATATTCTGGATACACTACGCACGTTAAGTCAGGAACAGGTGGAGGACATTCTCGTCGCTCCGGTTGGTTTTGTATCGGATCATCTTGAGGTGTTATATGATTTGGACATTGAGGCCAAGACGATTGCCAAAGAACTGGATATGCGGCTTGAGCGTATCGATTCGTTGAATAGTGATCCGTTATATATGGAGACAATGAGCGATGTCATTATCAAGACATGGGAGAAGGAATAA
- the hemY gene encoding protoporphyrinogen oxidase, protein MNDTSSSKVVIIGGGLTGLSAAFYIRKFYREKGLIPQITIVDKDSRLGGKIETLHRDGFVIEKGPDSFLARKTAMIDLAKELEIDHELVSMNPEAKKTYIVHRRELHPMPSGLVLGIPTELGPFLKTGLISLSGKARAMLDFVLPRRKSKEDESLGHFIERRLGAEVLQNVTEPLLAGIYAGDTHHLSLQSTFPQFGELEQQYGSLIKGMMTGKKPVETHTGTKRSAFLTFRQGLQSLVHALVYELSDVDQRLEAQVASISKNDAGGYQVVLASGESLQADDVIVTAPAFAAADLLRPYVDVSALDAINYVSVANVVLAFDRRDLKGLFDGSGFLVPRKEGMSITACTWTGVKWLHTSPDDKMLLRCYVGRSGDEQKVFLSDEALTDLVLQDLHELMNIQAVPLFSEITRLPKSMPQYPVHHLQHIAELRRSIESSLPGLYVTGAAFEGVGLPDCIKQAKEMAQGMANKAYTK, encoded by the coding sequence ATGAATGATACATCTTCTAGTAAGGTAGTCATAATCGGTGGTGGTTTGACGGGACTAAGCGCTGCCTTTTACATACGTAAATTTTACCGGGAGAAGGGACTAATCCCGCAAATTACGATTGTTGATAAAGATAGCAGGCTAGGTGGCAAAATTGAGACGCTCCACCGGGACGGATTCGTTATTGAAAAAGGCCCGGATTCCTTTTTGGCGCGAAAGACGGCCATGATCGATCTCGCTAAGGAGCTTGAAATCGACCATGAACTCGTCTCTATGAATCCCGAAGCCAAGAAAACTTATATTGTTCACCGCCGGGAGCTCCATCCCATGCCTTCGGGGCTTGTGCTTGGTATTCCAACTGAACTTGGTCCATTCCTGAAGACGGGCTTGATATCATTAAGCGGGAAGGCTAGGGCTATGCTGGATTTCGTTCTTCCTAGACGAAAAAGTAAAGAAGACGAATCACTGGGGCATTTTATCGAACGTAGGCTTGGCGCTGAGGTTCTACAGAATGTAACAGAACCCTTACTCGCGGGCATTTATGCGGGTGATACACATCATCTTAGTCTGCAATCTACCTTTCCCCAATTTGGTGAATTGGAACAGCAGTATGGTAGTTTGATCAAGGGAATGATGACAGGAAAGAAGCCAGTAGAGACCCATACGGGTACAAAACGAAGTGCTTTCCTCACTTTTCGTCAAGGACTGCAAAGTCTAGTTCATGCATTGGTGTATGAACTAAGCGATGTCGATCAGCGTTTAGAAGCACAAGTTGCTTCGATTTCTAAGAATGATGCTGGGGGCTATCAGGTTGTTTTGGCTTCAGGTGAAAGCTTACAAGCAGATGATGTCATAGTGACCGCACCTGCTTTCGCAGCTGCAGATTTGCTACGTCCTTATGTCGATGTTAGTGCGCTAGATGCTATCAATTACGTGTCTGTAGCCAATGTCGTTCTTGCTTTTGATAGAAGAGATCTAAAAGGCTTGTTTGATGGTTCAGGCTTTCTTGTACCGCGTAAGGAAGGGATGAGCATAACTGCCTGTACCTGGACCGGAGTGAAGTGGCTTCATACTAGCCCGGATGACAAAATGCTACTACGTTGCTACGTAGGACGTTCAGGGGATGAGCAGAAAGTGTTCCTCTCGGATGAAGCGCTCACTGACCTAGTACTACAAGATCTTCATGAACTAATGAATATACAAGCGGTTCCACTCTTCTCAGAGATTACGCGGTTACCAAAATCGATGCCACAATATCCGGTTCATCATTTACAGCATATTGCTGAATTACGCCGAAGTATAGAGTCTTCGCTTCCTGGACTATACGTTACTGGGGCGGCGTTTGAAGGTGTCGGATTACCTGATTGTATTAAGCAGGCCAAGGAAATGGCACAAGGTATGGCTAATAAGGCCTATACCAAATAA